The following nucleotide sequence is from Salvia miltiorrhiza cultivar Shanhuang (shh) chromosome 7, IMPLAD_Smil_shh, whole genome shotgun sequence.
CGACGACGGCATGGAGCAAATCCTAGACGCAATCGACCACCAGATCTCCCAGTTCATCTCCTCCGACCGCCCGATTTGGTCGGGCTCCGCCGATCCCGGCGCCTTCCTCGATTCAGTCGATCAATTGATCGCCGCCGTGCGCGACTGGACGCCGCTCGCGGACGACAAGAAGATCTCCGCCTGCCTCGACCGCGCCGAGGATCTGCTCCAGCAGTCGATGTTCCGGCTGGAGGAAGAGTTCAGAACCCTCGTCGAGCGCGGCGCTGAGTCGTTCGACGCGACTCAGGCCGAGTCAGCTCACCCGCACCATCCCGACTActccgacgacgacgacgattTCGGCGACGAGGACGAGAATTTCATCCCCGTAGCTCAGCCGATCACGGACTACGACATCGTGATCGACGCCCTGCCGCTGGGGACGGTCGGCGACCTCCACCAGATCGCTAAGCGGATGGTGGGGGCCGGGTACATGAAGGAGTGCGCGCACGCCTACAGCTCGTGCCGGAGGGATTTCCTCGAGGAGAGCTTCTCGCGCCTCGGTCTGCAGAAGCTGAGCATCGACGATGTGCACAGAATGCAGTGGACTCAGCTGGAGGATGAAATCGAGAAATGGATCAAGGCGATGAACGTCGCGTTTAGGATCCTGTTCCCGAGCGAGCGCCGCCTCTGCGATCGCGTTTTCCTCGGTTTATCCTCGGCTGCCGATCTCGCATTCATGGAGGTTTGCAGAGGCTCCACAATTCAGCTATTGAACTTTGCAGACGCCGTGGCGATAGGGAGCCGCGCTCCGGAGCGGTTGTTCAAGGTGCTCGACGTTTACGAGACGGTGAGGGATTTGATGCCCGAATTCGACATAATTTTTTCCGATCAGTATTGTGTGTCTTTGAGGAATGAAGCGATTACTATTTGGAAGAGATTAGGGGAGGCAATTAGGGGGATTTTTATGGAGTTGGAGAATTTGATCGGTAGAGATCCAGCTAAGGAGCCCGTCCCCGGCGGAAGAATGCATCCGATCACGCGATACGTGATGAATTATCTGCGCGCTGCTTGCAGGGCTAGTCAGACATTGGAGCAAGTTTTCGAAGAGAGTGTTGGTACTGCTGGAAGCAATCTTGATTACAGAAAAGGGGATGACGCGTCCTTGGCATCGTCATCCTCTTTAGGGGTCCAAATAGCGTGGATCATGGAGTTGTTGGAGAGTAATTTGGAGGCGAAGTCAAAGATTTACAGGGATCCTGCATTGTGCGCCGTTTTCATGATGAACAACGGGAGGTACATTGTGCAGAAGGCCAAGGATAACGAGCTGGGAACGCTGTTAGGTGAGGATTGGATCAGGAAACACGCGGCGAAGGTGAGGCAGTATCATGTGAATTACCAAAGAAGTTCTTGGAGCAAGGTTTTGGGAGTTTTGAAGGTTGATAGCAACTCGATGTCGCCTAATGAGACGTCCAAGAATATGAAGGAGAAGCTGAAGTTGTTCAATTCCTACTTTGAGGAGATATGCAAGACGCAGTCTTCTTGGGTGATATTCGATGATCAGTTGAAAGATGAGGTGAGGGGTTCGATCACGGGGACGTTGTGCCCCGCGTATCGGAGCTTCGTGGGTAGGCTGCAGGGGGCTTCGGATAGTGGTAAGAATGCAGATAGGTATACCAGGTTTAGTGTGGAGGACGTGGAGGCCCGGATCAGCCAGCTCTTTATGGGAGGCAGCAGTGGAAGAAGGTAAGACTAAATAAGTGgtctttgttttgtttcttgTATTGTATGATGGTATACATGATTGTAGCTTTGTTTCTTTATGTCTGTTTTGGCCTTTTTTTCATCTGAAACGAATTGTATGTTAAAATTGAAACCATGATCATCATATGTTGAGAATTGAGATGTATAATTTTGCACTCCCATTTTCTTGAAACTGCTTGTGGGAACTGGAAGAGTGTTCTTGATTGTGAGATTTTTTGCTGCCCACACTTGATTCTAAATTTTAAGCTTCTGAATTTATCAGAGGTTACTTGATATATTTGAGTGTAGTGTGCACATTTTTCATTCTAAGAGAAGTGTAGAATCATCGATGTTGCTTCTTTAGAATTCTTGATTAGGAATACGTGGTGCATTTTCTTGATGAATGTGGTGTTCATTTTTGGAATGAAAATTTGGAGTTGGGGGAATCTTAGTTGATGGAATTTGATAATGGCATATGTAGAAACTAGTGAGTGGTTTACAGGAGAAATTCATTACAAGAAAAATACTATTTAGATAAAACCATGGCCTTAGGTTTACCATCccatgtaaaaataaaataaacatgaGACGTAATTGGATAATTTTTGGCAATCCCCACGTAGTGCTAAAATTCACCATTGGTATAGCACAACATGTAGCCACGTCATTATGCATGTCCATGAATAAATCTGTATTTCCGTCAAAAATCGTATATTCCAAGAAAATAGGTAAACTGGATAAAGTATTAAAAGGCCGTTTGACACCATTGTCTTAAATTTTTGGCAAAATAGGACATTAAGTACTTCCTAATGGGTTTAGTTTTATTCGGAGACGGATTTTGTTGAAAAAAATGCATACAACTTTTACTGTGGAAGAAAACCACTTCTTTTACCTTTCATAAAATATACAAGCAATTGTATAGCCCAACTCCTAGTTCAATTTCTCACAAGAGAGTTAGAGGTGTTTGGCTGAGTttattataatttcttttaaagtgtctgagaaaataagtttctaaaaaaattataagttcTAAAAACaagcttcaagagcttataTAAGCTTAAAGTTTCTCTacctcaatttattttttcatatacttatatgcaacaattattttataaatattattcaattataatttgttattttcatcatatacctTTTCAAGTttaccattttttttataagctcttcaaaccaaacaccctctaaatcatTAAACACCGGAGTCATTAGGAATTTTATAACCCTCTCGAATCACATGCAcacacataaatatatatgtttcaTATAAAGCTTACTTATACTTGTATTCATAACATACATAACAACCACTATATTATTACATCACAACCCATTGCCTCTTGACTTCATAATATAAAGTACTTccttcctccgtcccaccgagcttgagtcgtttcctttttttttttggcaaaaattaggtaatttaaaatactaattaacagatttaattagttttaattttaataaaaaatagatttaattaattttaattttatatttaaaataatttaaaataactaGTTATATAAATAACTATTTAACCACAAATTTACagatataattaaataactaaacaaTAGCTCCTTAATTCCCATGCAGCCGTGCTCAAAAGAAACGCCCCCAGTTCGGcaggatggagggagtagtattatacgtacacacacgcacgcacacatacataacaaaagtttatgtttaaattttaattttactgctAAAAGATACTCAAACATATCTAGTTTTTATTCTCCTACCTATTAGTTTTCTTAGTTAAAAATACACTTGGAATTGTAATCAGAAAAAGTACTTAttgttcatttatttatttttctaaaaaatgtaGTAGTATTAATTTATACTAGGAGAAATGCATATTTAACTCCCGGTACTTTTTCTGTCTATAAATTGAGTCCATGTATTAAAATTAGGTTATTGCCTACAATTTAGGCATCTACACTTTCAAgaattttaaaactataattcAGTGAGAAATGACCTAATTTTAACTTACATGAAAGCCACAAACTAAATTTTGCAAACCAAAGACCGTACatctaaatttttcaaaaaataagacAATGAAGTGCTACTTAGTGAGTAAGATATTTTTCCTCCAATCATTAAGTTATTGATTTGAGTCATCATGTGAAAAAATGAGCACCATTATtgatcatttaaaaaaaatccaaaaacaaAAGTAGAGTACAAGATTCCAATATGTACAGAGACCCAActaaaaaaagttataaaacCTAACATTTTTATGATAACTATGAGAGTTCTCGCATTGAACTACTTTATATGTATATCTATTAAATCTGATTGTAAGTATTAATTTGGTTGAATTGATTGGATGATAGGTGTGATGAAACATTTCATTTCAAGTTTAGTAAGCCCAAATTGGAAGATATGTACGAAGATTTGCTTCGTATTCGTGGGCTTAAGTTCCGTAAGCCCAAACTGcatcaccatcatcatcacCACCACCATCATCATCACGACGATTTAGTTCACATTAAAGGCCTCAAATTCAGAAAGCCCATTATGGCCCAACTACGTCGGGCAAGGTATAAAAGCTAACTTGATGCTTCTTCTCATTCCCTTTTTGCTACAACGATTTTGGTCACAATTTTGCACTAACCATAGCCCAGCGTCGTGACGGAAATAGGGTCTAATTTAGTCGAGTCGAGTTCAGTAATAGAAAATTTGAGTTCGACTCTTTTTTTTGTTGTCGAACTTAAATTAATTTACATACACATATTGTATCTCATTATgtattcttattattttataaatggcAAGGATAATATGTGCTAGATGTTTAAGTTAGTCGAGCCGAGTTAtctttgattaaaaaaaaaaaaactgatttttactCGTTTATTGTCGAGCTTGACTTACCAAGTAAATTCAAGGTTTATGAACTTGTTCAAGTCTTAATTCAGCtttgtttctaaaaataaaGTCTTAATCGAGCTTAAATAAGATATGTAAATATGCATTTACGTTTGAATATGTATAAGCTGATTTAAGAAAATGAATCATCttagaatttagaaataatattatttattgagTAAAATatattctgtttttttttttataacgaATAATACCATCAATAGTAAAAGTATGAGTTAATTATGAAAAcaatatttttgtgtttttgaGCTACGTCGCCAACTGAGTAATGTTAAGTTAATATTTGACTTGTTTATATTAATGGGCCAAACTAAACGAGCTTTTAAACATACGTTCTTCTAAACAGTTCATAATAGTATATGGATTAGCTTCCATTAAATTAAACATCTAAAAGTATTTAGATGTAAGAAAACGACAAACCAAATCTTCGACCACCATTACAGTATCCAAAATAAtcatataatatttataaaataatccaGAATTTCAGTTTTgcgaaaatttaaaatttgaaaccGAACGAGGGGTAATAATTTAGACGAGCTTTACAGAATCATGCATGATATCCTTGATATCTAAAATTAATAAGGGAATTTGTTGGGGGAAAATATCAATATGTGTGGGAAATCTCATACCTCACCAAACACTAGATTTTTCAATATTACTTTATTTTGGCAAAACATGGTCTTCTAGCTAGTATTATTTTCCAATTATTCATTTTCAGATTTCTAAAACCAATTGAAGACTTATTTTATACTTCCGAAAGTATTTTAGGGCTatcaaatttacaaataaataaaatcaaagcgTATATAACTTGTTTATTCTTATTTCCACTTAAACTAGGGGATATGAAATCAATATATTAGATTTTGacttttatgtaatttgtaaatttgataatttatatcttaACTTAATGAGATTGGGAAGAGGATGGGATGTTAAACCTACACCTTTTTGTTAACAAATCTTCACTGCTTAAATATCATATTGGCGCCAAAGCGACTAGATGCAAGATGTTTTGAAACCTTCATTTTGTAAAAGTTACAATAAGGTGAAGTACTATGAGCATAGgtgatttataattaattaattcacaGTTGCATATGTACGTGCGATAGATCAATGGCacgctttaattaattatgacaATTATGTAGCTAATCCAGATTAATTTTTGGTACTTGATCTCGAATCTGCTCATTAATCGGACGTATAATTGGACTAAACATAACACTAAGAGACAATTAATCGAGTCTAATAATTACATATAAAACCAATCCTAAATTTGTCATTACGTGCACATGGGCATCATCTCACGTTGTAAGCAATGAAGACAAAATTTGTGGTTTAGGAAATTGACAACAAATTACGATAAGATCTTCTCAACAAGaaataattgattatatatataattattgcTTCTATTTAGAGGGTATATCTAATTATTGTTGGCCATACGTAAACACTTATATTTCATATGTGTATGGTATATACATTATctgcatatatatatgtgcTTTCTAGTTCCTGCAGATGGCAGGCTCTTTATTTACAGGCAATGTTTTAGGAGATATATATACTTCAAGAATATTTCTGTATGTCTCTTTCGCATGATGTAGTGTCTGAGAATTCTTTTGTTCCAGTTAGGTATCCCTCTAGACTTGCTACCATTGGTATCTTTTTGGTAtaagtatttaatttgttatagTTGTTTATAAGGTAAATACTATTAAGTGTATTTTGTAAAAAGAGTTGTAGACACATGTTTTTCGAGGGATTAGGTGGTAAACGTGGTTCACATATAAGGTGTGTGCGCGTATCCATATATCTAACATTTCAACGTGGGTCGTTGAGGTTTGGGGAATTACTAAGCATATAATATGAGAGTCTTATTGTGTAAATCATTTTGTAACTAATTATCTCTAGATAGTGAAGTGTTTTCTATGGATGAGACCTCTAACGTAGGTGTGTGTGTTATCACGAACTGGGGTTACCAAATTCTCTTGTGTTAATTCATTGCTTTAATGTTTATGCAAATGTTTCTCCCCAACGTAAAACAAGTTATGGTAGGCGCATCTCACAACATGTTCATAttgtatgtattttttaattaaatggagATTAAACAATATACAAAATACACGTGAAACTTTTGTTCGTTGTTTCATGTTTGATATAACCCAAGTACATTGAAAGGAAATATTGGGATACGGCGGATTAAGTAAAGAGATTCCCTAATATTAATACTTATGACTAATTAGTACAAACCTTAATTCTTCAACTTAATATCGCTCGTGCAATTAATgtctataaattattatatatctaGTAAAGTATTTTATTATGATTAGAGTATAATTAAGATTCGATTGGCTCTTAGTTCTAGATGACGAAGCCTTGGCTGCCGGTGCACAAACACAAGGAAACTTCCTCATATTAAagctaaaagaaaaaaaaaattaaattaggaagaaattaatatttacaTTTTCCTTTCTATGCATACGGAAAATATTGCTATACATTTGCTGATCATGTGGATGCATGATAACATATAAGTTGATGACGTGTTTACGCgataataaatcattttttagAGTAAGAATATTCTAaggttttttttaaaacatgttttactactccctccgtcccgttaatcaagtcccatttcttttgggcacgggtatttaggagactaAAATTAAGAGTTAAATGGTATATTTGAAAAAGTTAATGTTACTTTAATTAAGGGTCTCATGCTCATTAACACTGCCGCACCACCGCCTGTGCACTGCCACGCCACCGCCTGTGCACCACCGCACCACCACAATTTCTGAACCACACCACCGGACCACCGTAGCCG
It contains:
- the LOC130992067 gene encoding exocyst complex component EXO70B1-like — protein: MAENGEEKLIAVARHIAKTLGHTDNMTDDILKIFSSFDGRLREKLAEKLSDDGMEQILDAIDHQISQFISSDRPIWSGSADPGAFLDSVDQLIAAVRDWTPLADDKKISACLDRAEDLLQQSMFRLEEEFRTLVERGAESFDATQAESAHPHHPDYSDDDDDFGDEDENFIPVAQPITDYDIVIDALPLGTVGDLHQIAKRMVGAGYMKECAHAYSSCRRDFLEESFSRLGLQKLSIDDVHRMQWTQLEDEIEKWIKAMNVAFRILFPSERRLCDRVFLGLSSAADLAFMEVCRGSTIQLLNFADAVAIGSRAPERLFKVLDVYETVRDLMPEFDIIFSDQYCVSLRNEAITIWKRLGEAIRGIFMELENLIGRDPAKEPVPGGRMHPITRYVMNYLRAACRASQTLEQVFEESVGTAGSNLDYRKGDDASLASSSSLGVQIAWIMELLESNLEAKSKIYRDPALCAVFMMNNGRYIVQKAKDNELGTLLGEDWIRKHAAKVRQYHVNYQRSSWSKVLGVLKVDSNSMSPNETSKNMKEKLKLFNSYFEEICKTQSSWVIFDDQLKDEVRGSITGTLCPAYRSFVGRLQGASDSGKNADRYTRFSVEDVEARISQLFMGGSSGRRCDETFHFKFSKPKLEDMYEDLLRIRGLKFRKPKLHHHHHHHHHHHHDDLVHIKGLKFRKPIMAQLRRARYKS